The Prochlorococcus marinus str. MIT 9301 genome window below encodes:
- the purT gene encoding formate-dependent phosphoribosylglycinamide formyltransferase, with protein sequence MKESIFSKKRILLLGSGELGKELVIESKRLGLEVIAIDRYEKAPAMQVADYSRVIDMGDKNILKNVIKEFNPDYVVPEIEALSIEALKELEDEGFNIVPNARTVEITMNRDKIRDLASKDLKIKTAKFDYIFEFDDLEKKADEIGFPLLLKPLMSSSGKGQSLVETKNDLQNAWKQAQANSRGKVKGVIIEEFINFDFEFTLLTVRKENGENIFCLPIGHLQSNGDYQCSWQPLEIKDSLIIEAKRMTSRILNNLNGAGLYGVEFFIKGSEVIFSELSPRPHDTGMVTLVSQNINEFELHLRAFLDLPIPHIYLIEPSATRVILSNQEYLNPIYEGLNEALEFEKTKVLIFGKPVSRKGRRMGVVLSSNSDIYLARKNADEAARKIKVSTT encoded by the coding sequence ATGAAAGAATCAATTTTTTCTAAAAAGAGAATTTTATTGCTTGGTAGTGGCGAGCTTGGAAAAGAATTAGTAATAGAATCCAAAAGATTAGGATTAGAAGTTATTGCAATTGATCGATATGAAAAAGCACCTGCCATGCAAGTTGCTGATTATTCAAGAGTAATTGATATGGGAGATAAAAATATTTTAAAAAATGTTATAAAAGAATTCAATCCTGACTATGTTGTCCCAGAAATAGAGGCACTTTCAATTGAAGCCCTTAAAGAACTCGAGGATGAAGGATTCAATATTGTTCCCAATGCCAGAACTGTAGAAATCACAATGAATAGAGATAAAATTAGAGACTTAGCTTCTAAAGATTTAAAAATTAAAACTGCAAAGTTTGATTATATTTTTGAATTTGATGATTTAGAAAAAAAAGCAGATGAAATTGGATTCCCACTTTTACTTAAGCCTTTAATGAGCTCTTCAGGAAAAGGGCAGAGTTTGGTTGAAACAAAAAATGATTTACAAAATGCTTGGAAACAGGCACAAGCAAATTCAAGAGGAAAGGTTAAAGGTGTAATTATTGAAGAATTTATTAACTTTGATTTTGAGTTTACTCTTCTAACTGTAAGAAAAGAAAATGGTGAAAATATTTTTTGTTTACCAATTGGGCATCTTCAATCTAATGGTGACTATCAATGTAGTTGGCAACCTTTAGAGATTAAGGATTCCTTAATTATTGAAGCTAAGAGAATGACAAGCAGAATATTAAATAACCTTAATGGAGCTGGATTATACGGAGTAGAGTTTTTTATAAAAGGAAGTGAGGTTATATTCTCAGAATTATCTCCAAGACCACACGACACTGGTATGGTTACATTAGTTAGTCAAAATATTAATGAATTTGAATTACACTTAAGGGCTTTTTTGGATTTACCAATACCGCATATTTATCTAATAGAACCCTCTGCAACCAGAGTTATACTTTCTAACCAAGAGTATCTAAATCCTATTTATGAGGGTCTTAACGAAGCATTAGAATTTGAAAAGACTAAAGTGCTAATATTTGGCAAACCAGTTTCCAGAAAAGGCAGAAGAATGGGTGTTGTTCTCTCATCAAATTCTGACATTTATTTGGCTAGAAAAAATGCAGATGAAGCTGCTCGTAAGATAAAAGTGAGTACTACATAA
- a CDS encoding glutathione peroxidase codes for MQVDVQNTTVLSADGSSIQLGEYSGEVILVVNVASYCGNTAQYEDLQKLHDLYSTKGLRILAFPCNDFGKQEPDSLSEIKDFCTTKYGIKFEIYEKVHAKGNTTEPYTTLNKVEPEGDVEWNFEKFLIGKDSKVIARFKPTVKPFDENLIAAIEVALDS; via the coding sequence ATGCAAGTTGACGTACAAAATACTACTGTTCTTTCCGCAGACGGATCATCCATACAACTAGGTGAATATTCAGGGGAAGTAATTTTAGTTGTTAATGTAGCTAGTTACTGCGGAAATACTGCTCAGTATGAGGATCTTCAAAAGCTACATGATTTATATTCAACAAAAGGCCTAAGAATACTTGCATTCCCTTGTAATGATTTCGGAAAACAAGAACCCGACTCTCTTTCAGAAATAAAAGATTTTTGCACAACAAAATATGGAATTAAATTTGAAATCTATGAAAAAGTTCATGCCAAAGGCAACACAACAGAACCATACACAACCCTTAACAAAGTTGAACCTGAAGGTGATGTTGAATGGAATTTCGAGAAGTTTCTGATAGGTAAAGATAGTAAAGTAATTGCAAGATTCAAGCCAACTGTTAAACCGTTTGACGAAAACTTAATAGCCGCTATCGAAGTTGCTTTAGATTCATAA
- the dusB gene encoding tRNA dihydrouridine synthase DusB, whose product MSSNIKLKGRGVNRIIKSKVMLSPLAGVTDIIFRRLVRKWAPNSLLFTEMINATSLKKGYGTQKINQIDLEEGPIGVQIFDNRPYAVSEAAKQAEDSGAFLIDINMGCPVKKIAKKGGGSALIKDRKLAIELVKNVVKAVRVPVTVKTRLGWDSKEENIEDFLFKLQDAGATMITLHGRTRKQGFSGKSDWEMIGRLKKLLEIPVIANGDIKNPDDALNCLKKTNADGVMIGRGILGSPWKIGEIDYALRENKNFKEPNIEEKLYLIIEHLDELVKEKGDHGLLIARKHISWTCKDFKGASNLRNNLVRAVDKNEVKNLINKMIKTLNNKKNILA is encoded by the coding sequence ATGTCTTCAAATATAAAGCTAAAAGGAAGGGGGGTTAACAGAATAATTAAGAGTAAGGTCATGCTATCGCCATTAGCAGGAGTTACAGATATCATTTTTAGGCGACTTGTACGTAAATGGGCTCCAAACTCTTTACTTTTTACAGAAATGATAAATGCCACAAGTCTTAAAAAAGGATATGGCACACAAAAAATCAATCAAATAGATTTAGAAGAAGGTCCAATTGGAGTTCAAATATTTGATAATAGGCCATATGCTGTTTCTGAAGCAGCAAAACAAGCTGAGGACTCTGGAGCTTTCTTAATTGATATAAATATGGGATGTCCAGTAAAAAAAATTGCAAAGAAAGGTGGAGGCAGTGCTTTAATTAAAGACCGAAAACTTGCTATAGAATTAGTCAAAAATGTTGTAAAAGCTGTTAGGGTTCCAGTAACTGTAAAAACACGACTCGGATGGGATAGTAAAGAAGAAAATATAGAGGATTTCCTATTTAAACTTCAAGATGCGGGAGCAACGATGATCACACTTCATGGAAGAACTAGAAAACAAGGTTTTTCAGGCAAGTCAGATTGGGAAATGATCGGGAGACTTAAAAAGTTGTTGGAAATTCCAGTAATTGCTAATGGAGATATAAAAAATCCAGATGACGCTCTTAATTGTTTAAAAAAAACAAATGCTGATGGTGTAATGATTGGACGAGGAATTTTAGGATCCCCATGGAAAATAGGAGAAATAGATTATGCCCTTAGAGAAAATAAAAATTTTAAAGAACCAAACATAGAAGAAAAACTATATTTAATTATTGAGCATCTTGATGAATTAGTAAAAGAAAAAGGAGATCACGGATTGCTAATTGCAAGGAAACATATTTCATGGACGTGCAAAGACTTTAAAGGAGCATCAAATTTGAGAAATAACTTGGTTAGAGCTGTTGATAAAAATGAAGTTAAAAATTTAATAAATAAAATGATTAAAACTTTGAATAATAAAAAAAATATATTAGCTTAA
- a CDS encoding DUF2470 domain-containing protein: MKIISKETSKRVCDHMNNDHIDSVHKYLVHYGKISIFENAYMEEINNSYIKINYDGQSAIINFKNKISEEEIHSTLVSMIKNIKKLNNL; encoded by the coding sequence ATGAAAATTATTAGCAAAGAGACAAGTAAAAGAGTTTGTGATCACATGAACAATGATCACATAGATTCAGTGCACAAATATCTTGTTCATTATGGGAAGATATCAATATTTGAGAATGCTTATATGGAAGAAATTAATAATAGTTATATAAAAATCAATTACGATGGCCAATCAGCAATTATCAATTTTAAAAATAAAATATCTGAAGAAGAAATTCATTCAACTTTAGTATCAATGATTAAAAACATTAAAAAATTGAATAATTTATAA
- a CDS encoding translation initiation factor IF-2 N-terminal domain-containing protein, whose product MKGLRVLELSEALNVDSADLLAVCAILKIRATSRLSMLSFEECKKITDYYENKN is encoded by the coding sequence ATGAAAGGTCTTAGGGTCCTAGAACTTTCTGAAGCACTTAATGTTGATAGCGCTGATTTACTAGCTGTTTGTGCAATTCTAAAAATAAGAGCCACATCAAGATTAAGCATGCTTTCATTTGAAGAATGTAAAAAGATAACTGATTACTATGAAAATAAAAATTAG
- a CDS encoding acyl-CoA thioesterase — protein sequence MNSKPVWKIEKIVLPQHADHAGVMWHGRYFNWLEESRINALSEVGISYFELTKNGLDLPLINTSIKYKSPLFLGEKITIESEFNIDKSPRINVISKFHNKKNEILTIAEVNLVLINKLNFSIIRKRPDFLSEAFSKLNG from the coding sequence ATGAACTCAAAACCAGTTTGGAAAATAGAAAAAATTGTTTTACCTCAACATGCAGATCATGCAGGCGTAATGTGGCATGGTAGATATTTTAATTGGCTTGAAGAGAGCCGAATAAATGCACTTTCGGAAGTAGGTATAAGTTATTTCGAACTAACTAAAAATGGCTTAGATTTACCTTTAATCAATACTTCAATAAAATATAAATCTCCTTTATTTCTTGGTGAAAAAATAACAATCGAGAGCGAATTCAATATTGATAAAAGTCCTAGGATTAATGTAATTTCAAAATTTCATAACAAGAAAAATGAAATCTTAACGATTGCTGAAGTCAATTTAGTCTTAATAAATAAACTGAATTTTTCTATAATAAGAAAAAGGCCAGATTTCCTATCGGAAGCCTTTAGTAAATTAAACGGTTGA
- a CDS encoding restriction endonuclease, producing the protein MKNFFILIIIILFLIFIIARDYQIKKKKLKLINALNSNFFIQTINNLIDENKYNLLEERIRLREIDAYGNEDYKKWIGNPPLDEKAIEENIFHGSKRFKEGIPYFWEKVILKKFGNMELFFEKWRSYCNENPTIDDEIVGSIRKLETEDWFVFIASQIEKSCLNLIEKNYSSKNKGNYKKGIRFENHCMEILKQCGWQVKETPNTGDQGVDLIASINDLRICIQCKDHEKAIGNKAVQEISAGKLFWKGTHAIIVSKSGFTKYAHQLAKSNKVELINEYQLKDLKNFIV; encoded by the coding sequence ATGAAAAATTTTTTTATTTTAATTATTATTATCCTTTTTTTAATTTTTATAATTGCAAGAGATTATCAAATTAAAAAGAAAAAGTTAAAATTAATTAATGCATTAAATTCCAATTTCTTTATTCAAACAATTAATAATTTAATAGACGAGAACAAATACAATTTGTTAGAGGAGAGGATAAGATTAAGGGAAATAGATGCTTACGGTAACGAGGATTATAAAAAATGGATTGGCAATCCACCCCTTGATGAAAAAGCCATTGAGGAAAATATATTTCATGGATCTAAGCGATTTAAAGAGGGTATACCATACTTCTGGGAAAAAGTAATTTTAAAAAAATTTGGAAATATGGAATTATTTTTCGAAAAGTGGAGATCGTATTGTAATGAAAATCCTACTATTGACGATGAGATAGTGGGATCTATTAGAAAGCTCGAGACTGAAGATTGGTTTGTTTTCATAGCAAGTCAAATAGAGAAATCATGCTTAAACTTAATAGAAAAAAACTACTCAAGCAAAAACAAGGGGAACTACAAAAAAGGTATTAGATTTGAAAATCATTGTATGGAAATTCTCAAACAATGTGGCTGGCAAGTAAAAGAAACCCCTAATACAGGAGATCAAGGGGTTGACTTAATTGCGTCAATAAATGATTTGAGAATATGTATACAATGCAAAGATCATGAAAAAGCCATTGGAAATAAAGCAGTTCAGGAAATATCAGCTGGTAAATTATTTTGGAAAGGTACACATGCAATAATAGTTTCAAAATCTGGCTTTACAAAGTATGCTCATCAACTAGCAAAATCAAATAAAGTGGAACTAATCAATGAATATCAATTAAAAGATTTAAAAAATTTTATTGTTTAA
- a CDS encoding MAPEG family protein: protein MQVAFVWSLCLSVGVVLLSIIPLSIGRVKAGYSVENMSAPRALFDELPSFGKRAVWCHQNCWESISLHAPACLLCLITLTDSNIAIIAALIHPIFRFLYIGAYVFNIPKARGLLWASGIFATLLLYKEGLTQLI from the coding sequence ATGCAAGTAGCTTTTGTCTGGAGCCTTTGTCTATCAGTTGGTGTTGTTTTATTATCAATTATTCCATTAAGTATAGGGAGAGTTAAAGCGGGATATTCTGTTGAAAATATGTCTGCTCCAAGGGCTTTATTCGATGAATTACCTTCTTTTGGAAAAAGAGCAGTTTGGTGTCATCAAAATTGTTGGGAAAGTATTTCCCTACATGCACCCGCATGTCTTCTTTGTCTGATTACTTTAACTGACTCGAATATTGCAATAATTGCAGCATTGATTCATCCTATTTTTCGTTTTTTATATATAGGTGCATACGTTTTTAATATTCCCAAAGCTAGAGGTTTATTGTGGGCCTCAGGAATTTTTGCAACACTTTTGCTTTACAAAGAGGGCTTAACTCAATTGATATAA
- a CDS encoding PAP/fibrillin family protein translates to METENNLLNLLLKSPNSESIRTIAEQLEIDHNFSFSKDKNDLQGVWELRWSSSNSPFLKYSPFIDNLQILDPLNLNGLNLLKPRGIKSIIGTGILIRLNYIDEKKIGVKFTHAGVIGPKFGRKNIKAMKEINNEQLGWLEITYLSNKLRICRGDKGTLFVLRKINSTTLFKNFKEFLKSI, encoded by the coding sequence ATGGAAACCGAAAATAATTTATTAAATTTACTTCTTAAATCTCCAAATTCAGAGAGTATACGTACTATTGCCGAACAACTTGAAATTGATCATAATTTTTCCTTTAGCAAAGATAAAAATGATTTACAGGGTGTTTGGGAGCTTAGGTGGAGTAGTTCTAATAGTCCTTTTTTAAAATATTCTCCTTTTATTGATAACCTTCAAATTCTTGATCCCTTAAATTTAAATGGTCTTAATTTACTTAAACCTAGAGGAATAAAATCAATTATTGGTACTGGTATTTTAATAAGACTTAATTACATAGATGAAAAAAAAATTGGGGTCAAATTTACACATGCTGGCGTTATAGGTCCTAAATTTGGAAGAAAAAATATAAAGGCTATGAAAGAAATAAATAATGAACAATTAGGGTGGTTAGAGATAACTTATTTAAGTAATAAGCTGAGAATCTGTAGAGGTGATAAAGGAACTTTATTTGTTTTAAGAAAAATAAATTCAACGACTTTATTCAAGAATTTCAAGGAATTTTTAAAATCTATTTAA
- a CDS encoding DUF1330 domain-containing protein yields the protein MTKSYWLKKISIPNADLFLEYIRTVLPWIKSVGGVIVKRDLIQESTSNEWDGGQLGLVIEFESKFAAKKAFYSEVFQKYLQSRDLMELVTISTL from the coding sequence ATGACAAAGAGCTATTGGCTAAAGAAAATTTCTATTCCAAATGCAGATTTATTTCTGGAATATATAAGGACAGTATTGCCTTGGATTAAATCTGTGGGAGGAGTAATAGTAAAAAGAGATTTAATACAAGAATCAACCTCAAATGAATGGGATGGAGGGCAGCTTGGACTAGTAATTGAATTCGAATCAAAATTTGCTGCTAAAAAAGCATTTTATTCTGAAGTATTTCAAAAATATCTGCAGTCCAGAGATTTAATGGAACTAGTTACTATAAGTACTCTTTAA
- a CDS encoding Nif11 family protein, giving the protein MSDKDLSNFLKKIEQLNQIAELIKNNPSKKLSLSKCKNHDEVIRLTTEWGFDIGKRWGEY; this is encoded by the coding sequence ATGTCAGATAAAGATCTAAGTAATTTTCTAAAAAAAATAGAGCAACTTAATCAAATTGCTGAGCTAATAAAAAATAATCCTAGTAAAAAGTTATCCCTTTCAAAATGCAAGAATCATGATGAAGTAATTAGATTAACCACTGAATGGGGTTTTGATATTGGTAAAAGGTGGGGAGAATATTAA
- a CDS encoding PAP/fibrillin family protein, whose product MKEIGEIKSNIYKIAAVTDRGQRLNKLISPMYEEKANEMDELIDALKNFSFEISEKLLSGEWELIFSNVELFRSSPFFLAIEKALNDEFKSNLFFKLHQLQVGSFGISTIGRIAQKIDFDKKEFISTFDTTIFGLTTIPILGWFKLLPTFGGRVITLASDLVLRNNLLDMNLQKTKVSKVDGLNKIPLFSELLMDRWYPVKEVWNKLPWNKESPNCQVSIVYLDDEMRIMQDMYGSLFIYIRPSISLLNSNTISNY is encoded by the coding sequence ATGAAAGAAATTGGAGAAATAAAGTCAAATATATATAAAATAGCTGCTGTTACAGATAGAGGTCAAAGATTAAATAAATTAATTTCTCCTATGTATGAGGAAAAAGCTAATGAAATGGATGAATTGATTGATGCTCTTAAAAACTTTAGTTTTGAAATATCAGAAAAATTATTGTCTGGAGAGTGGGAATTAATTTTTTCTAATGTTGAATTATTTCGAAGTTCACCTTTCTTCCTTGCTATTGAAAAGGCATTAAATGATGAATTTAAAAGTAATCTTTTTTTTAAATTACATCAATTGCAAGTAGGATCCTTTGGCATTTCAACTATTGGGAGAATTGCTCAAAAGATTGATTTTGACAAAAAAGAATTTATATCTACTTTTGACACTACAATATTTGGGCTCACAACAATTCCTATCTTGGGTTGGTTCAAACTATTACCTACTTTTGGTGGAAGAGTAATAACCTTAGCAAGTGATTTAGTTTTAAGAAATAATTTACTTGATATGAACTTACAAAAGACAAAAGTTTCTAAAGTTGATGGACTTAATAAGATTCCATTATTTAGTGAATTACTTATGGATAGATGGTATCCAGTTAAAGAGGTATGGAATAAGTTACCTTGGAATAAAGAATCGCCAAATTGCCAGGTTTCAATTGTATATTTAGACGATGAAATGAGAATTATGCAGGATATGTATGGGTCTCTTTTTATTTATATAAGGCCTTCAATTTCCTTGTTGAATTCAAATACAATCTCTAATTATTAA
- a CDS encoding OsmC family protein gives MTKVKCSYLGNLNCEAIHLQSGSLIRTDAPLDHCGKGESFSPTDLLATSLGTCLLTIMAIKANSKGFDLKGIYLNIEKVMTQNSERKIKKLIIDIFIPVSTSNETIDFLKKASKECPVTRNLSQEIDIKISWHHE, from the coding sequence ATGACTAAAGTTAAATGTTCTTATTTAGGAAATTTAAACTGTGAGGCTATTCATCTACAATCTGGAAGTCTTATTAGAACTGATGCACCTTTAGATCACTGCGGTAAAGGTGAAAGTTTTTCCCCAACTGATTTATTAGCAACATCTCTAGGTACTTGCCTGCTAACCATTATGGCAATCAAAGCTAATTCGAAAGGATTTGATTTGAAAGGTATATATTTAAATATTGAAAAAGTAATGACACAAAATAGCGAGAGGAAGATAAAAAAACTAATAATAGATATTTTTATCCCAGTAAGCACTTCTAATGAAACTATTGATTTTTTGAAAAAAGCTTCCAAAGAATGTCCAGTTACAAGAAATTTATCTCAAGAAATAGATATTAAAATTAGTTGGCATCATGAATAA
- a CDS encoding DUF1499 domain-containing protein, giving the protein MKILFLAILICSSFLFPSSSFASHVELKPCVEIAHCVREEWKVNNIEKPFEEIKTFIENTPRTEIVEIDGDYLHAEATSKWMKYVDDLEVSFLPESNILSIRSESRVGESDLGVNQKRVDLLKSKMF; this is encoded by the coding sequence ATGAAAATACTTTTTTTAGCAATTTTAATTTGTTCAAGCTTTTTATTCCCTTCTTCATCATTTGCCTCACATGTAGAACTAAAACCTTGTGTAGAGATTGCTCATTGTGTACGAGAAGAATGGAAGGTTAACAATATTGAGAAACCTTTTGAAGAGATTAAAACATTTATCGAAAATACTCCAAGAACTGAGATTGTAGAAATTGATGGCGATTATCTTCATGCTGAGGCTACCAGTAAATGGATGAAGTATGTAGACGACTTAGAAGTATCCTTTTTACCTGAATCAAACATCTTATCAATAAGATCAGAATCAAGAGTTGGAGAAAGTGATTTGGGAGTAAATCAAAAAAGAGTTGATTTACTAAAATCGAAAATGTTTTAA